The genomic stretch ACCCCACGACGTTCTCTTTGAGCGAGAACGCAAGGCCAAGTGTGCCGTCCTCAAACTCCACGATCTCCTGACTGCCTACGTCACGAAGCCCACCGACCGCCACCACGCCATCGCCAATGCGCATGACCGTGCCCGTGTCGAGCAGCTGCTCCACCGAAGGCTCGGGTGACGACTGCGTCAGCACGGTGCGCAGGAAGTCGTACGCGTCGTCGACGTGCGGGAGCTCGCCTGCATCGAACTTGACCTGCATCGAGCGCTCCACGTCGGCAAGCCACATCACGCGCGGATCGAAGACCACTCGCCCGACGTCGCCCACGAGCAGCACCGCACCTGCGTCCATCGTCGGCGACACCTTCACGTCGAGTGCGATCTCTCGGCCCGCCGACTGGCAGACGAGGTCGCGTACGAGCTTCACGACGCTGTCGTCGAGGTGCGTGCGTGCTGCCAGCGTGACCCGCGAGCCCGGGAAGTCGGACAGCAGGTGTGCGAGCGCCACCCCATCTAGCGCGAAAGTGGGCGGCCGCACTGGGCTGCTGGGAGTGGGTGCGGACACCCTACTCGCCGCCTGCGACTGCGGGGCGCGCTCGGTCGGCTGAACGCCGCTGAGAGCGGTCGAGGTTGCCCGAGTCGCCTGCGGTAGCCACGCCAGCTGTTATTGCTTCCTCGATGCGGGAGCGCTGCTCGGCGACCGTGAGCTTCTCGTTCATGATCGAACGCGTCGCCTGCGAAACCAGCTCCACGAGCTGCTCGCGCAGGTCCGCCTGCATCTGTACGCGCTCGTTCTCAAGGGCAGCATTGGCGCGCTCGAGGATGCGTGCAGCCTCCGCGTCGGCGTCGAGACGTGCCTGTTCCTCGCTCGCCGTAGCGCTTGCCTTGGCTTCGGCCAGGAGCCGCTCAGCCTCCTCGGCGGCGGCCTGATCGCGTTGGCGTGCCTCTTCCATCGACTGGCCGAGCCGACCCTCAGCACTCAGAGCTTCCTCGAGGCGCTGGGCAACGTGGCTCTTTCGTTCCGAGAGCATGTTGGCGACGAAGCCGCGGCGCTTGCCAAAGCCGAACGCCACAACCCAGATGATCCCGACGAGCAAAAGGAACTGCACGACCTCGGCGACCATCGTCATGGGAGCGTCGGCGATCTCCTTGCCTATGGCGGACAGGATCTCAGTGAAGATCACGACGACTCACCCCAGTCCTCGCGCAATCAGTCGGTCGACCGCCGCGTCCACGGTCTCGGCGTCGTGCCCTCCCAGCATCCGGTCGCAGGCCAGCCCCACGCACTCCAGCGCCAGTGCGCGCAGCTTCTCGGCCTGCTCGGCGCGCGCTGCAGCGATCTTGGCGCGTTCGCTGTCCAAGAGCGCCGAGGCTTCTTGAGTGGCGGCGTCGACTCGCCCACGCCGATACTCCTCGGCGATCTGCTGTGTGCTTTCCCGCAGCTCCTCAGCCTGCGCGGCAGCCGCCGCGACGGTTGCTTCGGCGTTTGCTGCAGCCAACCTCGTGACTTCGTCTGCGCGATCGAGCGTGTCGTCGGCGACGTCGAACAACCGCTCTCGCTCCTCCATGACCGCCAGGTACGGATAGACGAAGAAGTGCCTCAGCGCG from Coriobacteriia bacterium encodes the following:
- a CDS encoding ATP synthase F0 subunit B is translated as MIFTEILSAIGKEIADAPMTMVAEVVQFLLLVGIIWVVAFGFGKRRGFVANMLSERKSHVAQRLEEALSAEGRLGQSMEEARQRDQAAAEEAERLLAEAKASATASEEQARLDADAEAARILERANAALENERVQMQADLREQLVELVSQATRSIMNEKLTVAEQRSRIEEAITAGVATAGDSGNLDRSQRRSADRARPAVAGGE